A window of the Salvelinus fontinalis isolate EN_2023a chromosome 26, ASM2944872v1, whole genome shotgun sequence genome harbors these coding sequences:
- the LOC129824330 gene encoding splicing factor Cactin-like, with amino-acid sequence MGPKKHRRSRSGSRSRNRDRNRSKISRSQSPEEKRGRSRSIDRNIKPRRIARSESGNSNSSGGSTRRQGQRPRSRDHPGSRSDSDSDKKRKLTGKSKDRSRSDSDDPKGRKKREKSRREDKGEKMIGRSQSQSDSGSSADRKSSRDGGNNDRERRWRRSADRGSRSPSRERERQMRERTRDRERMRSRDKDPRKSRDRERSSRRSEDRGRREGSRGKDQRDKERNRRRSGSSDSSKSSGSDGGARGGSPGSGEAGPSVRDEKKNQREMLKALETPEEKRARRLAKKEAKERKKREKMGWSEEYMGYTNADNPFGDNNLLGTFKWQKALDRKGIGHLGEKDLKDRNKRIQEENRRELQKVKQLRLEREREKAMRETELEMLQREKEAEHFKTWAEQEDNFHLHQAKLRSKIRIRDGRAKPIDLLAKYISAEDDDLAVEMHEPYTFLNGLTVTDMDDLLEDIKVYMELEQGKNVDFWRDMTTITEDEISKLRKLEASGKGPGDRRDGINTSVSTDVQIVFKGKTYSQLQALNLNMETKIRAGGSNLDIGYWESLMQQVRVFMGRARLRERHQDVLRQKLFKLKQEQGVESVPLFPIIKEEPEDEAVTESGKDTPSEVPGPSSSINQKRDAEEKDEQVAGPSTEGDGEKEGDGEEKGEVVEAVLTEEDLIQQSQAEYDSGRYSPTLLLPSEQPLDTHTITPDEDTHKLHLSRRQLAVTGDANENAEDEFVRRAKQGMGGDEAQFSVELPLTGKMYLWADKYRPRKPRFFNRVHTGFEWNKYNQTHYDFDNPPPKIVQGYKFNIFYPDLINKRSTPQYFLEPSPDNKDFGVLRFHAGPPYEDIAFKIVNREWEYSHRHGFRCQFANGIFQLWFHFKRYRYRR; translated from the exons ATGGGTCCAAAAAAGCATCGTCGGTCCCGTTCTGGCTCTCGTAGTCGGAACCGGGATCGAAACAGGTCCAAAATAAGCAGATCACAATCACCCGAAGAGAAGAGAGGCCGAAGTCGGTCCATTGATCGGAACATAAAACCCCGGAGAATTGCGCGTTCTGAGAGCGGAAACTCGAACAGCAGTGGCGGATCTACGAGGCGACAAGGACAGCGGCCCCGTAGCAGAGACCATCCCGGATCGAGAAGCGACTCAGACAGCGACAAGAAACGTAAACTGACGGGCAAATCAAAAGACAGATCCAG GTCTGACTCAGATGATCCAAAGGGgaggaagaaaagagagaagagcAGAAGAGAAGATAAAGGAGAGAAGATGATTGGCAGGAGCCAGTCCCAGTCCGACTCAGGGTCTAGTGCAGACCGGAAGAGTTCGAGGGACGGGGGGAACAATGACCGGGAGAGGAGATGGCGGAGGAGTGCAGACAGAGGGAGCAGAAGCCCCAGCAGAGAAAGGGAACGACAGATGCGGGAGAGAacgagggacagggagagaatgAGAAGCCGAGACAAGGACCCAAGGAAAAGtcgagacagagaaagaagcaGCCGGAGGAGTGAAGACCGTGGGAGAAGAGAAGGAAGCAGAGGGAAGGACCAAAGGGACAAAGAGCGTAATAGACGTCGCTCTGGATCCTCTGACTCGTCTAAGAGCTCTGGGTCGGATGGCGGGGCCCGTGGAGGCAGCCCGGGGTCTGGAGAGGCCGGTCCCTCTGTACGAGATGAGaagaagaaccagagagagaTGTTGAAGGCCCTGGAGACCCCAGAGGAGAAGAGGGCCAGACGACTGGCCAAGAAGGAGgccaaggagaggaagaagagagaaaagaTGGGCTGGAGTGAGGAGTACATGGGCTATACCAATGCAGACAACCCCTTCGGGGACAACAACCTGCTGGGCACCTTCAAATGGCAGAAG GCTCTGGACAGGAAGGGCATTGGCCATCTGGGGGAGAAGGACCTGAAGGACAGGAACAAACGTATCCAGGAGGAGAATCGCAGAGAACTGCAGAAG GTGAAGCAGCTGCGTctggagagggagcgagagaaggcCATGAGAGAGACCGAGCTGGAGatgctgcagagagagaaggaggcagagcATTTCAAAACCTGGGCGGAACAAGAGGACAACTTTCACTTGCACCAGGCCAAGCTACG GTCTAAGATCCGTATCCGTGATGGCCGTGCTAAGCCCATAGACCTTTTGGCTAAGTACATCAGTGCTGAGGATGACGACCTGGCTGTGGAGATGCACGAACCTTACACCTTCCTCAACGGACTCACCGTCACTGACATGGACGACCTGCTTGAAGATATCAAG GTATACATGGAGCTGGAGCAGGGGAAGAATGTAGACTTCTGGAGGGATATGACCACCATCACAGAGGATGAGATCAGCAAGCTCCGGAAACTGGAGGCATCTGGAAAAGGCCCAG GTGACCGCCGTGATGGCATTAACACGTCAGTGAGCACCGATGTTCAGATAGTGTTTAAGGGAAAGACGTACAGCCAGCTCCAGGCGCTGAACCTCAACATGGAGACTAAGATCCGAGCTGGGGGATCCAACCTGGACATAGGCTACTGGGAGAGCCTGATGCAGCAAGTCAGGGTCTTCATGGGCCGAGCACG GTTGAGAGAGAGGCACCAGGACGTGCTGCGTCAGAAGCTGTTCAAGCTGAAACAGGAGCAGGGAGTGGAGAGTGTGCCTCTCTTCCCCATCATCAAAGAGGAGCCTGAGGACGAGGCTGT GACCGAGAGCGGGAAAGACACTCCCTCAGAGGTGCCTGGACCCTCCTCTTCCATCAATCAAAAGAGAGATGCAGAGGAGAAGGATGAGCAAGTGGCGGGCCCATCCacggagggagacggggagaaagagggggatggagaggagaagggTGAGGTGGTAGAGGCTGTTCTGACAGAGGAGGATTTGATCCAGCAGAGCCAGGCAGAGTATGACTCTGGCCGCTACAGTCCCACACTGCTGCTTCCCTCAGAGCAACCgctggacacacacaccatcacacctgacgaagacacacacaaactacacCTCTCACGCAGACAGCTCGCCGTCACAG GTGATGCCAATGAGAATGCAGAGGATGAGTTTGTGCGTCGCGCCAAACAGGGCATGGGCGGGGACGAGGCTCAGTTTAGCGTAGAGCTTCCCCTCACAGGGAAGATGTACCTGTGGGCTGATAAATACCGTCCCCGGAAACCTCGCTTCTTCAACAGGGTCCACACAGGCTTCGAGTGGAACAAATATAACCAGACCCATTACGACTTCGACAACCCTCCGCCTAAGATCGTCCAGGGCTACAAATTCAACATCTTCTACCCGGACCTGATCAACAAACGTTCCACACCGCAGTACTTCCTAGAACCCAGTCCCGACAACAAGGACTTTGGGGTTCTGCGGTTCCATGCGGGCCCACCATACGAGGACATTGCCTTTAAGATCGTTAACCGCGAGTGGGAGTACTCTCACCGCCACGGGTTCCGTTGTCAGTTCGCCAACGGGATCTTCCAGCTGTGGTTCCACTTCAAGAGGTACCGCTACAGAAGATAG
- the LOC129824332 gene encoding ubiquitin-conjugating enzyme E2 R1: protein MAQHGPTHVASSQKALMLEMKSLQEEPVEGFRITLVDEADLYNWEVAIFGPPNTHYEGGYFKARIKFPIDYPYSPPAFRFLTKMWHPNIYENGDVCISILHPPVDDPQSGELPSERWNPTQNVRTILLSVISLLNEPNTFSPANVDASVMYRKWRDSKGKDREYAEIIRKQVLATKAEAERDGVKVPTTLAEYCVRTRAPPPDEGSDLFYDDYYDDEDLEDEDDCCYDEDDSGTEES, encoded by the exons ATGGCGCAACATGGTCCTACTCACGTAGCAAGCTCACAGAAAGCATTAATGTTAGAAATGAAGAGCCTTCAAGAGGAGCCAGTCGAGGGCTTCAGAATAACATTGGTGGACGAGGCAGATTTATACAATTGGGAAGTAGCCATTTTTGGACCTCCTAACACTCACTATGAAGGAGGGTATTTCAAG GCTCGTATCAAGTTCCCCATTGACTACCCCTATTCACCACCTGCTTTCCGTTTCCTCACCAAGATGTGGCACCCCAACATCTATGAG AATGGGGACGTGTGTATATCCATTCTGCACCCTCCGGTTGATGACCCTCAGAGTGGGGAGCTGCCCTCTGAGAGGTGGAACCCTACCCAGAATGTTAG GACCATCCTTCTGAGTGTAATCTCTCTGCTGAACGAGCCCAACACCTTCTCCCCGGCCAATGTGGATGCCTCCGTCATGTACCGCAagtggagagacagcaagggcaagGACAGAGAGTACGCAGAGATCATTCG gAAGCAGGTGTTGGCCACTAAGGCTGAGGCGGAACGCGACGGGGTGAAGGTCCCCACCACGCTGGCCGAATACTGTGTCCGCACTCGCGCCCCGCCACCTGACGAGGGCTCCGACCTCTTCTATGACGATTACTATGACGATGAGGATCTGGAGGATGAAGACGATTGCTGCTATGATGAAGATGACTCTGGGACAGAGGAGTCGTGA